From Haloglomus litoreum, the proteins below share one genomic window:
- a CDS encoding CocE/NonD family hydrolase, translating into MDQHSRDDRGGSGRRGTDDAVMDGAGTNRRRFLKGATTTLLAAGTLGTSVTSAAAADGDGYHTTTRRIGTWDGKELATRLYVPAGENDVGVPYPAVLITHGYGGDKEGGIPARMGRTYAQHGYVVLTYDSRGFGESDGEVGVDGPKEVKDAQSLLDWLEGATEADVRDGGAGDGLVARGEDGGLRVGMDGLSYAGGIQLNVAAVDDRLDAIVPRWAWNDLVYSLAPNGGIKAGWTAILQEFGAQGSRDIETDQGALRNDAVPEEHDVRSGVDPRLYEFYAEGVATNEFSPAARAFFKLRSASTKGDGLAENAPPSLLITGWNDTLFTATETVRNHALLSEAADSRMVFIRGGHSLEQQATLEQGEVDRMALTWMARHVGGRPPETLPEPWPAAEGESGGHADANGNLAARAVADIPEVTYWRAQDGDFATAAGLPVAEDGPSRTLAEARNASSGTTDLAGGPVGGSNSEVVIQRNDDYAEGTYADFDYPVEAETEVLGVPEVSLTVTPLGRDPLVFAKVYHVRGDGSEELVYNQTTPYEVAGTIGEPQELSFELAGIERRFEPGDRLRVTLSTADVAYQNSRTSAGVRIDNDASEVLVPVRGESGLAMPDGAGSADATPIDTIVPESL; encoded by the coding sequence ATGGACCAGCACAGCCGGGACGACCGTGGTGGGTCGGGGCGACGGGGGACGGACGATGCGGTGATGGACGGAGCGGGGACGAACCGGCGGCGCTTCCTGAAGGGCGCGACGACGACGCTGCTCGCCGCGGGTACGCTCGGGACGAGCGTCACGAGCGCGGCGGCCGCCGACGGCGACGGCTACCACACGACGACCAGGCGCATCGGAACGTGGGACGGGAAGGAACTCGCGACGCGGCTCTACGTCCCCGCCGGCGAGAACGACGTGGGCGTCCCGTACCCGGCGGTCCTCATCACGCACGGTTACGGGGGTGACAAGGAGGGCGGAATCCCGGCGCGGATGGGCCGCACGTACGCCCAGCACGGCTACGTCGTCCTGACCTACGACTCGCGTGGCTTCGGGGAGTCCGACGGCGAGGTGGGCGTCGACGGACCGAAGGAGGTCAAGGACGCCCAGTCGCTGCTAGACTGGCTCGAGGGCGCGACGGAGGCCGATGTCCGCGACGGCGGTGCTGGCGATGGGCTCGTCGCGCGCGGCGAGGACGGCGGGCTCCGCGTCGGGATGGACGGCCTGTCGTACGCGGGCGGCATCCAGCTCAACGTCGCCGCCGTCGACGATCGACTGGACGCCATCGTCCCGCGGTGGGCGTGGAACGACCTCGTCTACTCGCTGGCGCCCAACGGCGGCATCAAGGCGGGCTGGACCGCCATCCTGCAGGAGTTCGGCGCGCAGGGCTCGCGCGACATCGAGACCGACCAGGGGGCCCTCCGGAACGATGCCGTCCCGGAGGAGCACGACGTGCGCAGCGGCGTCGACCCGCGGCTGTACGAGTTCTACGCCGAGGGGGTCGCCACCAACGAGTTCTCCCCTGCGGCACGAGCGTTCTTCAAGCTCCGGTCGGCCTCGACGAAGGGTGACGGGCTCGCCGAGAACGCACCGCCCTCGCTGCTCATCACGGGCTGGAACGACACGCTGTTCACTGCGACCGAGACGGTCCGGAACCACGCGCTCCTGAGCGAGGCCGCCGACAGCCGGATGGTGTTCATCCGCGGTGGACACTCGCTGGAGCAGCAGGCGACGCTGGAGCAGGGCGAGGTCGACCGGATGGCACTCACCTGGATGGCCCGGCACGTCGGGGGGCGGCCGCCGGAGACCCTCCCCGAGCCCTGGCCCGCGGCAGAGGGCGAGAGCGGGGGGCACGCCGACGCGAACGGGAACCTCGCGGCCCGGGCGGTCGCCGACATCCCCGAGGTGACCTACTGGCGGGCACAGGACGGCGACTTCGCGACCGCAGCGGGCCTTCCGGTGGCCGAGGATGGCCCGTCGCGGACGCTGGCCGAGGCCAGGAACGCGAGCAGCGGAACGACCGACCTCGCGGGCGGGCCCGTCGGCGGGTCGAACTCCGAGGTGGTCATCCAGCGCAACGACGACTACGCCGAGGGGACGTACGCCGACTTCGACTACCCGGTCGAGGCGGAGACCGAGGTCCTCGGCGTCCCCGAGGTGTCGCTGACGGTGACGCCGCTCGGGCGCGACCCGCTCGTCTTCGCGAAGGTGTACCACGTCCGCGGGGACGGCTCCGAGGAACTGGTCTACAACCAGACGACCCCCTACGAGGTCGCGGGCACCATCGGCGAGCCACAGGAACTCTCGTTCGAGCTCGCCGGCATCGAGCGTCGGTTCGAGCCGGGTGACCGGCTCCGGGTGACCCTCTCGACGGCGGACGTCGCCTATCAGAACTCCCGTACCTCGGCGGGCGTCCGCATCGACAACGACGCCTCCGAGGTCCTGGTCCCGGTCCGCGGCGAGAGCGGCCTCGCGATGCCGGACGGAGCCGGGTCGGCCGACGCCACCCCCATCGACACGATCGTCCCGGAGTCCCTCTGA
- the surE gene encoding 5'/3'-nucleotidase SurE, with product MEVLLTNDDGIDAAGLRALREALGDVADVTVVAPAADQSAVGRKMSREVTIDEREDGFAVHGTPVDCVVAGTQALDLEPDMVVAGCNRGANLGGYTLGRSGTVSAAVEAAFFEIPAIAASLYFPGTDVRYQEFDPDTPAYAEAARATRFLVDHALEAGVFEHADYLNINAPLPPEYEPDSPASEAHAPMRVTRPSHVYRIDAEREGESVVIHDHIWELMAEGTIPDPDGTDRRAVVEGEVSVTPLAAPHTTEHHEALDGLVAAYGD from the coding sequence ATGGAGGTGCTCCTCACCAACGACGACGGCATCGACGCCGCCGGGCTCCGGGCGCTGCGGGAGGCGCTCGGGGACGTGGCGGACGTGACCGTCGTCGCGCCCGCCGCCGACCAGAGTGCGGTCGGGCGGAAGATGTCCCGCGAGGTGACCATCGACGAGCGCGAGGACGGCTTCGCGGTCCACGGAACCCCGGTCGACTGCGTGGTGGCGGGGACGCAGGCGCTGGATCTCGAGCCGGATATGGTCGTCGCGGGCTGCAACCGTGGTGCCAACCTGGGCGGCTACACGCTCGGTCGCTCCGGAACCGTCTCCGCCGCGGTCGAGGCCGCGTTCTTCGAGATCCCGGCCATCGCCGCCTCGCTGTACTTCCCCGGGACCGACGTGCGCTACCAGGAGTTCGACCCGGACACCCCGGCGTACGCCGAGGCCGCCCGCGCGACGCGCTTCCTCGTCGACCACGCCCTCGAAGCGGGTGTCTTCGAGCACGCCGACTACCTCAACATCAACGCCCCCCTCCCGCCGGAGTACGAACCGGACTCACCCGCGTCCGAGGCGCACGCCCCGATGCGGGTCACACGCCCCTCGCACGTCTACCGCATCGACGCCGAGCGCGAGGGCGAGAGCGTCGTCATCCACGACCACATCTGGGAGCTGATGGCCGAGGGGACCATCCCCGACCCCGACGGCACCGACCGCCGCGCCGTCGTGGAGGGCGAGGTGTCGGTCACGCCACTCGCCGCGCCTCACACCACCGAACACCACGAGGCACTCGACGGGCTGGTGGCCGCGTACGGGGATTGA